The following coding sequences lie in one Kribbella sp. NBC_00709 genomic window:
- a CDS encoding alpha-(1->3)-arabinofuranosyltransferase domain-containing protein, with protein sequence MRRLKAGSSEQVVWRARLVLGCLALVALCFQQAPGKILADSKVELTAAPGRFLSRALHLWDPHTAFGQVQSDAFGYLLPIGPFHWLLDALSVPDWIIQRLWWSLVLCVAFLGIWKLCNVLQYGVPWTRFAVALLYALVPRVFGELPIEVWPMAMAPWVLLPLVSPRARSGWSRASWSAVAFALIGGADPVAGVATLVVPAIWLVSRQKLKLALGWLGFVVAASIWWLVPLALLLQYGAAPPGPRWLPVIGVVIGLPLALAAAHYLPRLAGLSVSRGIHRRVVPAAVVCLAVAAAAPVVLIRPDGASAAIPAHWNAAAAWLDDQTAPGSVLLLSSTTEPLTALVTRPMAALTDDVERRVDSGVGDQTLRQELNHDGVRYVVVRNDLGDTLAIHESLADAGIGRVAYFGPAGQTTVPYPSVEIYDVGATTPGRLIPRSRLVAVDGTADDVPTVVTALDGSGSAVLRADAAGKLDGLPLIETDVRAQPVDQQPSAVVLRSQQVGRSGCLHVGVRALCSPDQARSADDPNGLSRTVELPQAASYELRGTALPKDGDALERLLPVPGAITATASSRAVTAPEGRPGAAVDRDPGTGWLADPDDATPSLTLKLPAARDVRGLRFQSDTYLEGSRPAEVRLHFDGGVPIRATVDADGYVQIAARHVQTIEIDFTATKPVQDAKRSPVGVTEVTVLGADELRKAVDPDRHVASYCGNGPTVRIDGVPARTQVEATMRDLLQRRTVPFSLCEATSVALRSGSHHVEVLAGGGLVPVETALVKAGFGDVSVTPVQGVDVWRPNPTELTVEVPDADDQSVLAIAQNYNEGWEAYDSTGQKLTPIRIGGWQQGWVLPAGPEQVVTASFMPARGYRAGLLLGLVALLAVLATAVFFRRTPRRMTGRSIRR encoded by the coding sequence GTGAGGAGGCTGAAAGCAGGCAGTTCGGAGCAGGTGGTCTGGCGGGCGAGGCTCGTGCTGGGCTGCCTGGCTCTGGTGGCCCTGTGCTTCCAGCAGGCTCCGGGCAAGATCCTCGCGGACAGCAAGGTCGAACTGACGGCGGCGCCCGGCCGGTTCTTGTCGCGCGCCCTCCACCTGTGGGACCCGCACACTGCCTTCGGTCAGGTGCAGAGCGACGCCTTCGGCTACCTCCTGCCGATAGGTCCGTTCCACTGGCTGCTGGACGCGCTGTCCGTACCGGACTGGATCATTCAGCGCCTGTGGTGGTCGCTCGTCCTCTGCGTCGCCTTCCTCGGTATCTGGAAGCTCTGCAACGTCCTGCAGTACGGCGTGCCGTGGACGCGCTTCGCCGTCGCACTGCTCTACGCGCTCGTGCCGCGGGTGTTCGGTGAGCTCCCCATCGAGGTGTGGCCGATGGCCATGGCCCCGTGGGTCCTACTGCCACTCGTCTCACCCCGTGCTCGCTCTGGCTGGTCACGAGCCAGTTGGTCGGCTGTAGCGTTCGCACTCATCGGTGGCGCGGACCCGGTCGCCGGCGTCGCGACCCTCGTCGTACCGGCGATCTGGCTGGTTAGTCGGCAGAAGCTGAAGCTCGCACTGGGCTGGCTCGGCTTCGTGGTGGCCGCGTCGATCTGGTGGCTGGTACCGCTCGCGCTGCTCCTCCAGTACGGCGCTGCGCCGCCCGGTCCGCGCTGGCTGCCGGTGATCGGCGTGGTCATCGGACTGCCGCTCGCACTCGCTGCGGCGCACTACCTGCCCCGCTTGGCCGGCTTGTCGGTGTCCCGCGGCATCCACCGCCGCGTCGTACCGGCTGCGGTCGTATGCCTGGCGGTGGCTGCCGCCGCGCCCGTGGTCCTGATACGACCAGACGGAGCGTCCGCTGCGATCCCGGCGCACTGGAATGCGGCGGCAGCGTGGCTGGACGACCAGACGGCACCAGGAAGTGTGCTGCTCCTGTCCAGCACGACCGAACCGCTCACAGCTCTGGTGACGCGACCGATGGCCGCGCTGACGGATGACGTGGAGCGCCGCGTCGACTCCGGTGTCGGCGACCAGACGCTGCGGCAGGAGCTCAATCACGACGGCGTTCGGTACGTCGTGGTGCGCAATGACCTCGGGGACACGCTGGCGATCCACGAGAGTCTGGCCGACGCCGGCATCGGGCGGGTCGCGTACTTCGGCCCAGCCGGCCAGACCACCGTCCCGTACCCGAGCGTGGAGATCTACGACGTCGGAGCGACCACACCGGGGCGACTGATCCCGCGGTCCCGGCTCGTCGCGGTCGATGGCACCGCAGACGACGTACCGACCGTTGTGACAGCGCTCGACGGGAGTGGGAGCGCCGTACTGCGAGCGGACGCCGCGGGCAAGCTCGATGGGCTGCCGCTGATCGAGACCGACGTACGCGCGCAGCCTGTCGACCAGCAGCCGAGCGCAGTGGTGTTGCGGAGTCAGCAAGTCGGGCGCTCCGGCTGTCTGCACGTCGGAGTACGGGCGCTGTGCAGCCCGGACCAGGCTCGGAGTGCGGACGACCCGAACGGCCTGTCCAGGACGGTGGAGTTGCCGCAGGCCGCGTCGTACGAGCTGCGGGGTACGGCGTTGCCGAAGGACGGTGACGCGCTCGAGCGGCTGCTGCCGGTGCCCGGTGCGATCACCGCGACGGCGTCCTCGCGGGCGGTCACGGCGCCGGAGGGCCGGCCGGGTGCGGCCGTCGACCGCGATCCCGGCACCGGCTGGCTCGCGGATCCCGACGACGCGACTCCGAGCCTGACCCTGAAGTTGCCGGCGGCAAGGGATGTGCGCGGGCTGCGCTTCCAGTCCGACACCTATCTGGAGGGCTCGCGGCCGGCCGAGGTCAGGCTGCACTTCGATGGCGGCGTGCCGATCCGGGCCACGGTCGACGCGGACGGGTACGTCCAGATCGCGGCGCGGCACGTGCAGACCATCGAGATCGACTTCACCGCGACGAAGCCGGTGCAGGACGCCAAGCGGAGCCCGGTCGGGGTGACGGAGGTGACGGTGCTCGGTGCGGACGAGCTGCGCAAGGCCGTCGATCCGGACCGCCACGTCGCGTCGTACTGCGGGAACGGACCGACCGTCCGCATCGACGGCGTACCGGCGCGGACGCAGGTCGAGGCGACCATGCGGGATCTGCTGCAGCGCAGGACGGTGCCGTTCAGCCTGTGTGAGGCGACGTCGGTCGCACTGAGGTCAGGGAGCCATCACGTCGAGGTGCTGGCGGGTGGTGGCCTCGTGCCGGTCGAGACCGCGCTGGTCAAGGCCGGGTTCGGCGATGTGTCTGTGACGCCGGTGCAGGGTGTGGACGTGTGGCGGCCGAACCCGACCGAGCTGACCGTCGAGGTGCCGGACGCGGACGACCAGTCCGTGCTGGCGATCGCGCAGAACTACAACGAGGGCTGGGAGGCGTACGACAGCACCGGCCAGAAGCTGACCCCGATCCGGATCGGCGGGTGGCAGCAGGGTTGGGTACTGCCGGCCGGACCCGAGCAGGTGGTCACGGCCAGCTTCATGCCGGCTCGGGGCTACCGCGCCGGGCTGCTGCTCGGACTGGTCGCCCTGCTGGCGGTCCTGGCTACCGCGGTGTTCTTCCGGCGCACACCGAGGCGCATGACCGGCCGCTCGATCAGGCGGTAG
- a CDS encoding acyltransferase family protein — MTRFPAVDGLRAIAALAVVTAQVGLHTHAPLAGLVSRLDVGWAIFCAISGFLLYRPHVLAWFSATEPPLTLTYLRGRALRILPALLVTVALSIVFVPHPATTYLRWAVLTPLPFYLLLPGLGRLLTGYERPTRRSVRWRLLVLLALTVLGPVWMAAVTATDHSEAGLWLPGYLGWFAVGMGLALWQVARATGRLGPSALDALTRVPGTLWGVAAALLLIAATPLAGPYDDSAPTPAQALLKSLLYTVVVACVLFPILMPSARTVRVLGGRPAQIGARLSYGVVVYGFVVLGLLRGPFAVQLPVTLVGAVVLAAASYRLIERPVMRLGVRRKNTAVARTASRATSPSSSPAR; from the coding sequence ATGACCCGATTCCCAGCAGTGGACGGGCTGCGAGCGATCGCCGCGCTCGCAGTGGTGACCGCACAGGTCGGCCTGCATACGCACGCGCCGCTCGCCGGTCTCGTGTCCCGGCTGGACGTCGGCTGGGCGATCTTCTGCGCGATCTCCGGTTTCCTGCTCTACCGGCCGCATGTCCTCGCATGGTTCTCGGCCACCGAGCCGCCGCTCACACTGACCTACCTGCGTGGCCGTGCACTCCGGATCCTCCCGGCGTTGCTGGTCACCGTGGCACTGTCGATCGTCTTCGTCCCACATCCAGCGACCACGTATCTCCGGTGGGCCGTACTGACGCCGCTGCCGTTCTACCTGCTGCTCCCAGGACTAGGCAGGCTGCTCACCGGTTACGAGCGACCGACTCGACGCAGTGTCCGCTGGCGCCTCCTCGTACTGCTCGCTCTGACCGTGCTCGGACCGGTCTGGATGGCAGCGGTCACCGCAACCGATCACTCAGAGGCGGGCCTCTGGCTCCCCGGGTACCTCGGCTGGTTCGCGGTCGGCATGGGTCTGGCGCTCTGGCAGGTCGCCCGCGCAACAGGTCGACTCGGACCATCCGCACTCGACGCACTGACCAGAGTCCCCGGGACGCTCTGGGGAGTCGCCGCAGCTCTCCTACTGATCGCTGCCACCCCGCTAGCCGGTCCGTACGACGACTCCGCTCCCACGCCGGCGCAGGCACTGCTCAAGAGCCTGCTCTACACCGTTGTCGTCGCATGTGTGCTCTTCCCGATCCTGATGCCCTCCGCGAGGACAGTCCGCGTGCTGGGTGGGCGCCCGGCGCAGATCGGTGCACGACTCTCGTACGGCGTGGTGGTGTACGGGTTCGTCGTACTGGGCCTGCTGCGCGGACCGTTCGCAGTACAGCTGCCGGTGACGTTGGTCGGCGCGGTGGTGCTCGCAGCCGCCAGCTACCGCCTGATCGAGCGGCCGGTCATGCGCCTCGGTGTGCGCCGGAAGAACACCGCGGTAGCCAGGACCGCCAGCAGGGCGACCAGTCCGAGCAGCAGCCCGGCGCGGTAG
- a CDS encoding class I SAM-dependent methyltransferase produces the protein MNRPVRVELTEVETSRASRTYWDSAADEYLKEHGDFLGDDRFIWSPEGVDEESAQLLGPVRGKRILEVGCGAAQCSRWLVGQGADVVAFDISLEQLRIAQELDARTGTTVRTVAADAVALPYADSTFDIACSAFGALPFVADVGTAFRELERVLKSGGLLVFSVTHPFRWTMPDDPSPDGLRITHSYFDRTPYVEVDESGTPVYAEHHRTTGDWIRELTGAGFIVDDLLEPEWPAGHDLIWGGWGPERGPYVPGTAIWTAHKAPSA, from the coding sequence GTGAACAGGCCGGTACGGGTGGAACTGACCGAGGTGGAGACCTCGCGGGCCAGTCGTACCTACTGGGACTCGGCGGCTGATGAGTACCTGAAGGAGCACGGCGACTTCCTCGGCGACGACAGGTTCATCTGGTCCCCGGAGGGGGTCGACGAAGAGTCGGCACAGCTGCTGGGGCCGGTCCGGGGCAAGCGGATCCTCGAAGTCGGCTGCGGCGCGGCCCAGTGCTCCCGGTGGCTGGTCGGCCAGGGCGCCGATGTGGTTGCCTTCGACATCTCTCTCGAGCAGCTCCGCATCGCCCAGGAGCTCGATGCCCGGACCGGTACGACGGTCCGCACTGTCGCCGCGGACGCCGTAGCGCTGCCGTACGCCGATAGCACCTTCGACATCGCCTGCTCGGCCTTCGGCGCGCTCCCCTTCGTTGCCGACGTCGGTACGGCGTTCCGCGAGCTGGAGCGCGTGCTGAAGTCAGGTGGGCTGCTGGTGTTCTCGGTGACCCACCCGTTCCGCTGGACGATGCCCGACGACCCCTCGCCGGACGGTCTGCGCATCACCCACTCGTACTTCGACCGGACGCCGTACGTCGAGGTCGACGAGTCCGGTACGCCGGTGTACGCCGAGCACCACCGCACGACCGGTGACTGGATCCGCGAGCTGACCGGCGCCGGCTTCATCGTGGATGACCTGCTCGAACCGGAGTGGCCGGCCGGGCACGACCTGATCTGGGGCGGCTGGGGCCCCGAACGCGGGCCGTACGTCCCCGGGACGGCCATCTGGACCGCACACAAGGCGCCGAGCGCATGA
- a CDS encoding phosphotransferase family protein has protein sequence MSDFAASAVPLPGGYQGQTYAVSAGGEDAVLKLYVKDPGRAAVDAALLQLVRGLLPVPRILDVKREGAPDDPPYLLTERLPGVNLAVYLATAGADERRQVGQQLGELLTRLSGMPFRSFGLFRDGDLGIEPLRGDLDQYVDSLDLGMTPEQRAGLGSVIDHAEDLLAEGVERFCLVHSDFNPKNLLVDPKTVRITGLIDWEFSHAGSPYADLGNLLRFCTDPVLARPVLDVLRGSGLLPGNALVDRGRAADLWALLDLSTRAADHEIAAAAHRLVFRMADTGDLSAGRPDLEVVL, from the coding sequence ATGAGCGACTTCGCCGCTAGTGCCGTTCCGTTGCCAGGCGGTTATCAGGGCCAGACCTACGCGGTCAGTGCGGGCGGAGAGGACGCCGTACTGAAGCTCTACGTGAAGGACCCTGGGCGGGCCGCCGTGGACGCGGCGCTGCTCCAGCTGGTGCGTGGACTGCTGCCGGTGCCGCGCATCCTCGACGTGAAGCGGGAGGGGGCGCCGGACGATCCGCCGTACCTGCTGACCGAGCGGCTGCCGGGGGTGAACCTGGCGGTCTACCTGGCGACGGCCGGGGCGGACGAGCGGCGGCAGGTGGGGCAGCAGTTGGGGGAGTTGCTGACGCGGTTGAGCGGGATGCCGTTCCGCTCGTTCGGGCTGTTCCGCGATGGTGACCTGGGGATCGAGCCGCTCCGCGGGGACCTGGACCAGTACGTCGACAGCCTGGACCTGGGGATGACGCCGGAGCAGCGGGCCGGTCTGGGGAGTGTGATCGATCACGCCGAGGACCTGCTGGCCGAAGGCGTCGAGCGATTCTGCCTGGTGCACAGCGACTTCAACCCGAAGAATCTGCTGGTGGACCCGAAGACGGTGCGGATCACCGGTCTGATCGACTGGGAGTTCTCCCATGCTGGGTCGCCGTACGCCGACCTGGGGAACCTGCTCCGGTTCTGCACGGACCCGGTGCTGGCCCGGCCCGTCCTGGACGTACTGCGGGGGAGCGGGCTGCTGCCGGGGAACGCGCTTGTCGACCGGGGCCGGGCGGCCGATCTGTGGGCGCTCCTCGACCTCTCCACGCGGGCGGCCGACCACGAGATCGCGGCGGCCGCACACCGGCTGGTCTTCCGAATGGCGGACACGGGAGACCTGTCCGCAGGCCGTCCGGACCTGGAGGTCGTACTCTGA
- the rpsA gene encoding 30S ribosomal protein S1 — translation MTASIEAPLDPAVRTTPQVAVNDIGSEEDFLAAIDQTIKYFNDGDIVEGTIVKVDRDEVLLDIGYKTEGVIPSRELSIKHDVDPNEVVNVGDHVEALVLQKEDKEGRLILSKKRAQYEKAWGTIEKIKEEDGVVTGTVIEVVKGGLILDIGLRGFLPASLVEMRRVRDLQPYVGQEIEAKIIELDKNRNNVVLSRRAWLEQTQSEVRMNFLTQLQKGQIRKGVVSSIVNFGAFVDLGGVDGLVHVSELSWKHIDHPTEVVEVGQEVTVEVLDVDMDRERVSLSLKATQEDPWQQFARTHQMGQIVPGKVTKLVPFGAFVRVEEGIEGLVHISELAERHVEIPEQVVQVNDDVMVKIIDIDLERRRISLSLKQANEGVDPVSDDFDPTLYGMTATYDDQGNYIYPEGFDPETGEWLEGFDAQREEWERQYAEAHTRWEAHKKQIEDAKTADVEAGEASTYSSAAAPKDDAPVEGALASDEALQALREKLTGQG, via the coding sequence ATGACGGCCAGCATCGAGGCTCCCCTCGACCCAGCAGTACGCACCACCCCGCAGGTAGCGGTCAATGACATCGGGTCGGAGGAAGACTTCCTCGCGGCGATCGATCAGACCATCAAGTACTTCAACGACGGCGACATCGTTGAAGGGACCATCGTCAAGGTCGACCGGGACGAGGTTCTCCTCGACATCGGTTACAAGACCGAAGGCGTCATCCCCTCCCGCGAGCTGTCGATCAAGCACGACGTCGACCCGAACGAGGTCGTCAACGTCGGCGATCACGTCGAGGCCCTGGTTCTCCAGAAGGAGGACAAAGAAGGCCGTCTGATCCTCTCGAAGAAGCGCGCCCAGTACGAGAAGGCCTGGGGCACGATCGAGAAGATCAAGGAAGAGGACGGCGTCGTCACCGGCACCGTCATCGAGGTCGTCAAGGGTGGTCTCATCCTCGACATCGGCCTCCGTGGCTTCCTGCCGGCCTCGCTCGTCGAGATGCGCCGGGTCCGCGACCTCCAGCCGTACGTCGGCCAGGAGATCGAGGCCAAGATCATCGAGCTGGACAAGAACCGCAACAACGTGGTCCTGTCCCGCCGGGCGTGGCTGGAGCAGACGCAGTCCGAGGTGCGGATGAACTTCCTCACCCAGCTGCAGAAGGGCCAGATCCGCAAGGGTGTCGTCTCCTCGATCGTCAACTTCGGTGCGTTCGTGGACCTCGGCGGCGTCGACGGTCTGGTGCACGTCTCGGAGCTGTCCTGGAAGCACATCGACCACCCGACCGAGGTGGTCGAGGTCGGCCAGGAGGTCACCGTCGAGGTGCTGGACGTCGACATGGACCGCGAGCGCGTCTCGCTGTCGCTGAAGGCGACCCAGGAAGACCCGTGGCAGCAGTTCGCCCGGACCCACCAGATGGGCCAGATCGTGCCCGGCAAGGTCACCAAGCTGGTTCCGTTCGGTGCGTTCGTCCGCGTGGAGGAGGGCATCGAGGGTCTGGTGCACATCTCCGAGCTGGCCGAGCGGCACGTCGAGATCCCGGAGCAGGTCGTCCAGGTCAACGACGACGTCATGGTCAAGATCATCGACATCGACCTGGAGCGGCGCCGGATCTCGCTGTCGCTCAAGCAGGCCAACGAGGGTGTGGACCCGGTCTCGGACGACTTCGACCCGACGCTCTACGGCATGACGGCGACGTACGACGACCAGGGCAACTACATCTACCCGGAGGGCTTCGACCCGGAGACCGGCGAGTGGCTCGAGGGCTTCGACGCTCAGCGCGAGGAGTGGGAGCGGCAGTACGCCGAGGCCCACACGCGCTGGGAGGCCCACAAGAAGCAGATCGAGGACGCCAAGACGGCGGACGTGGAGGCCGGCGAGGCCTCGACGTACTCCTCGGCTGCTGCCCCGAAGGACGACGCGCCCGTCGAGGGTGCGCTCGCTTCCGACGAGGCGCTGCAGGCGCTCCGCGAGAAGCTGACCGGCCAGGGCTGA